A region of the Candidatus Hydrogenedentota bacterium genome:
GGCGCTTTGCGGAGATGCACAACGCAAAGTTTGCCTATGCGACGGCGAGCGGATCGGCCTGCCTCGAAATCGCGTGCCGCGCACTCGGCCTGAAGCCCGGCGATGAAGTCATTACCACGCCCTACACATTTATTGCAACGACGACGTGTATCCTCAATGCGGGAGCTATACCGGTTTACGTTGATATCGACCCCGAGACTTATAACCTGGACGCTGACCGCATCGAAAGCGCCATCACGTCGCGTACGCGCGCGATCATCCCAGTGCATTTCGGCGGATGCATTTGCGACATTGACAGCATCAACACCATCGCCCGCAAGCATGGCTTACATGTGATCGAGGATGCCGCGCATGCGCACGGGGCATCGTTGCGCGGTGGTCGGTTTGCGGGGACTCTGGGCGACATCGGCATTTTCAGTTTACAGCAGTCAAAATTGCTCACGTGCGGCGAAGGCGGCATGATCACGACAAACGACCCCGAGTTGGCGGACGCATCGTGGTCTCTGCGTCACTATGGGCGCACCAGGACGGGAAAATGGTACGAGCATTTCCGTTTGGGGTGGCATTACCGAATGACGGAGATGCAAGGCGCGCTGCTCCTGTCTCAGTTGGAGAAATTGCCCGCGCAAAACGAGGTACGTCGCCGCAACGCGAAGGTTCTGCGCAAGGGGCTCGCCGAGGTGCCGGGGATCCTTCCCGTGCGCCAGCATCCCGAGGCCGAGCAGGATGTGTACTACGTCCTCTGTCTTCGCTACTTGCCGGAGAAGTGGGAGGGTCTTTCCAAGAGTCTCGTACTCGCGGCTTTGGCTGCTGAGGGTGTGCCTGTTTTTGGCGGGTACTCGTTCCCATTGTATGAAAACCCTCTATTCCAGAGCATGGACTTCAACAGTCCCGAGTCGATCTATCAGTTCGGCCGCAACGCGCCCGTAGCTGACTTCCTCCAGTACCGTGAGAAGTGCCCGGTTACGGAGCGGGCCTGCCACACCGAGAGCATGTGGATCACTCACGACATGCTTTCCGGGACTAACGAGGACACGCTCGACATTGTGCGCGCATATGAGAAAGTCTGGGAGAATCGGAGTGAACTCCTCAAAAATACCTTCGTCTGATGACTTCGCGGAGGTGAGAATCGTATGAACGTCGGTTGTGCGCAAGTCGATATCACTCCACGTCGCGCGTTGACGCTGTGCGGTTTTGCCGCGCGTCGGAACCTGCCGTTTGCGGAAATCCACGATCCGCTGAGACTGCACGCGCTCATAGTCGCAGAGAAGGAAGAGCGGGTACTCATTCTGTCGTTCGATCTGCTTGCGCTGGGGCCCGAGGTGACTGAGAGGCTGCACGAGGTCCTGGACGCTGTCGATGGGCTCGATGTTCCGCGCGCGAAGAGGGTGTTTTGCTGCACACACACGCACAGTGCACCGGCGGCGGTGAAGCTGATGGGCTGTGGTGTCATCGAGGCCGACTACATCGCCCAACTCAGTGAAGCCGTTGCTTCCGTTGCCGCGCAAGCCAGTGCGCAGTGCGTCCTTGCCCAAGCGCGCGTAGCGAAAATCGAGCTGTCTGGACATTCCTACAACCGGCGACGCGTTCTCGACGACGGTCGCGTAGTCATGACCGAACAGCCAAGCACGCCGGTTCGCAAGGCCGGCCCTGTGTTGCCCCGCATGCTTCTTCTTCGCTTCGAGACTGAGGATGGCCTTCCCGTCGCGGGTCTGGTTCACTGGGCCGCCCATCCCTGCACCGTCTGCGGAAATTGTGTCACCGGAGACTTCCCCGGCGAGTTATGTCGCCAACTGAGCGCGAAGCATGGATATCCTTATATGTTTCTTCAGGGAAGCTGCGGCAACATCAATCCGCCGTTAGGCGACATGAGCGTTGAGCAGATGCTGGGCAACGTATCGTCAATCATGGAAGAATTGGAGCAACCGGCATGGTCGCCGCCGGTAAACCCGGCCCCATTCCGACTTGCAGGTCGAAGTATTGCGCTTCCCTATGCGGCCGGACTGCCCCTCTCCGAGCTCATCGCCATGGGCGAAGGCATGAAACAGATCGCCGAGACCGGTCATGGGCCGCAGCGAGAATTGCAGGAACTCTCTAACATTTTGAACGTTGAAGTGGGCCGGGAGCCCGACCCGCTCATGCTGCGATACATTGCGGGTGTCTTGCGCAATTGGACCGCTGAGCAGATTGGAGTGGCCGAAGGCAACCAGGCCCGGACGTGTCCGCTAGACGTCAAGGTACTGCGGATTGGACACGTGGTTCTGTGTTTCGTCGCTGCCGAGGTCTTTGCCGAGACCGCACTGGCTATACAGGAGACCTTCCCCGAGCTTTGCGTCGCGCTCGTCGGTTATGCCTCGCCGATAGTGGGTTACTTGCCGACGGACGAGGCGATGGATGAAGGCGGATATGAGGTCGCCTACGCTTTCAAGTTCTATGGTCATCCCGCCGCCTTCGCCAGGGGCGCAGAAGCGCTGACCGTCGCTACGCTCAAGGAGTTGGTCGAGGTGACGCAATTATGAGGGCCGCTACATGCTTAGAATAGGGGTCGTTGGCGCGGGGTTTATGGGACGAGCGCACTGCCAAGCCTATCAGCAGATCCCCGAAGTCGAGGAGATTCATCTGCTGACGCTGCGGCACACCGTGCCGCAAGCGAAATCATTGGCCGCCGAGTACTCCAAGATAGTTGCCATCGAGACCAGTTTGGACGCCCTGTTCGAGGCGGGCATTCACGCGCTCGATATTTGCACACCGACGCCCAGTCATGCGTCGCTGCTCCGCGCCGCCATTGCGCAGCAAACACCGGTCTTGTGCGAGAAGCCCATCGACCTCGATTTTCGAAGGGCCCGAGCGCTTGTGGCCGAGGCGGATTCGGCAGGCGTGCCTCTGATGGTCGCGCAGGTGATCCGCTTCTGGCCGGAGTATATCTATTTGCGCGACACTATCCGCAGTGGTCGGCTGGGTGCACTGATGCACTTGGCGATGGAGCGCTACTCGCCAATGCCCGGCTGGAGTGATGGAGACTGGTTTCGCAATCTGGAAGCGTCCGGTGGCGCGCTGTTTGACCTGCATGTTCACGATATCGACTTCGCAAGGGATGTTCTGGGGCTTCCACGAGCAATTTCCTGCTGCGGGCGAACACGCGACCATAAGGCGTACACGGATGTGTTCACAACGCTGGTGTTCGATGCCCCGTACACGGTAACCGCGTTTGCAAGCTACGAAATGCCGAGGTCGGTGCCTTTCCGTATGAAATACAGGGCACTGTTCGAGAGCGGAATGTTGGAATACGACATCCAGCAGAAGCCCACGCTTGTAGAGTATGACGAGAATGTGAGGAGTGCGATAGACCTGTCCTCGGAAGTGAACGGGTATCGCGCCGAATGCAGCTACTTTGCGCGGTGCGTCGCGCGTCGGGAGGCGCCCGACGAAGCTTCCGGGTCTTCCGCCGCCGAGACCATCCGTTTGCTTCACCTTGTTCACGATTCCGCCGCAAGGCAGGGATCTTGGATTGGCGTTGAACCCTACGCGACGTCGCTATGCGATAGGGAGTCCGCAGCGAAGAGTGACCGCAGCCAGCAATAACTAGGAAGGTATCGGGTGCCATGAACGAAAAGCCAATCCGCCCCGTCGCACACAACCGTATAAGCAAGATCGCTCCCGGTTGGTGGGACTACACGACTCTGAACGAGGAACTGCTTAACGACGCGGCAAAACTGTCCGCCGAGGACCTCGCGGGGATGTCGCGCGAGGGGTTTCGCATCGTATTTTACGACACTCTTGAGGAATTTTACCTGGCGGAAGCGATGGAATACGTCAATGCCTGGCGGCAGAGCTCGGCGGACAATCCTGTGGGTATATGCGGTCCTATTGGTCCAACCGAGCAACTTCCTCTGGTCGCTATGCTGGTCAATGAACTCGGGTTATCACTGAAGCATGCGCACTTCTGGGGGATGGACGAGTGGGTACTGGGCGGGCGCGAGGTTCCGATTACCCACCCGCTGTCTTTTGCGCGGGCGGACATGGAGCTTTGCTTCAATCGCATCCGGCCCGAATTGGCGATGCCGAAGGAGCACATCCACTTTCCCAAGGCCAATCCTGCGGAGTACATCAAGAGTTGGGAGCACGCGCGGTGCGCGGTGATGCAGGGAGGACAGGGCGAAACCAAGCACTGGGCCTTCAATGATCCACTGCGTCGCGAGGGTGCTTACGCCGAGCGAGTGCCGACGCCGGAGGAGTTCCTCGCGCTAAACACGCGCGTAGTCGAGCTTCATCCGCTTACGTTAATCCAAAACGCACGAACTTCGGGTAACGGGCATCTCGCGCTTGTCCCGGATCGAGCCGTAACCGTCGGCCCCGTGCAGACTTGGCAAGCGGAGAAAGTCTCCATCTGGCACGCGGGCACGCACGACACTCCGTTCGGTATGCGATTGACGACCCTCATGGTAGCCGAGCGCATGGCGAGCGCCGCAGTGCCGATGTCACTACTCGCGTTGCACCCTAACGTGCAATTCAACTTCTACCGACCGGCTCTTGCATCATGTACGGTTGAATTGCATTGAAAAAGCCTTAAGAGACGCGCCGATCTAAGAAGGAAACATGGCATGAATTTGAAAATCGACGGAAAGTTTGCGGCTCTGTTCATAGGCTTCTTCGTTTTAATGACGGCACCTAACGCTAGCGCGGAGGAGTTGCCGCCGGGTAGCGCTCCAGTGGTCATGACTCTGACGGCGCACCATAATCCGCTGGCCCAGATTGTGGTCAGTGATAAAGCGACACCGCTGGAACGATTGGCTGCGGACAAACTCGTAGAATGGGTAGCCACCTATTGCGGCGCGAGGTTAGCCGTGAGGCCTTGGTCTGAGATGTCGGCGGAACTGGAGGGCAACTTCATTTTGCTGGGCACGCCCGAGGGTCTCCCGCCTCTCAAAGACTCAAACAGTCAAGTATCGGGTTGCCTGCGGGACGTGGCTCTCCTGGGGCGCGAAGGTTTCGCAATTGCCACGCTGCAAAGTGGAAAAGCTCAGTTCCTGGCGATTTCTGGGAAGACCGACGCGGGTGTCTTTCATGGCGCGATTTACACCAGGGATTTCCTGCTTGATCTTGTGCCCCCTAAATGGGACGCGGTCGTGCGGGAGGTGAACTTGGTGCGCAGTCCGGCTCTCGAAGTGCGAGGCCCGTATTTGCTGCCTCAGTACGGCCAACTCCCGCTGTACACCCTAGACCATTGGAAACATATCATCGACCGCATGGCGGACAACGGCATTAACCAAGTTCATTGGTGGGTAGCCGGCATGTACCCATCGAAGGGGTATCCCGAGACCTTCACCATTACCACGTCCAAGTTATCGGTTGCCGACATCAACGAGCTCATCGCGTTCGCGCACCAACGCGGCATGAGATTTCTTGTCGGCGGCGGCGGGTTCTTTTGGCACGGTGTGGACGGCTTTGCGTCGACCCACCCGGATCTCCAAGCGAAAGGAACATCCGGGCTGTGCCCAAGCGCGCCGGGTTCGCGCACCTTTATGACAGGGTATGCCCTGGAATGGCTTGACACGTTTCCCGAGGCCGATGGTCTCTGGATTGAGCCGCGCGACGAGGGCGGCATATGCAAGTGCGACGCATGCCAGAAACGCCTAGACAGCTATGAGTCCCGTGTCTATGGACAGGCGGAGATCGACTATCTGGTGACGTTGGCTAAAGGGGCTTGGGCAAAGAACCCCAATTTGTCGCTGGTCTGGCTGATCGAGCACCTGGATAAACCTGGCACTACATTCCCGCATACTAACGACCCGATGTACTTCGAGCGCATCCGCGAGATCAAGGATCCGCGTATCCAGTGGATGGTCGTCTGGGAGGCCTTTCAATTGCCCGGGCCGCGTAACGAAATGAAGCCGGTGCCGTTCTTTTCGCGAAACGCCCTGCATTGGGACAAGCCGTACTGGCCGAACCTTCAAAACGTGCTCGATCATGCGCGCATCGCCGCCGAGCAAGGTTACCTGGGATACTCCAACGCTTGGGAAATCGGTTTTGCGAGTAATGACTGGTATATCAACGATGTTCCCTATCCCGTCGATGCGATCCCCGAAGTCATCACCGCATTGGTGTTCCGCGAAGCATGCTGGGAGCCGGGGCAGACCTGGGACGATATGACCGGTCGTGTCCACCGACGCTTCTTTACGGGTGAAGTGCCGCGGTCCGTCGCGGAGGATATGCTCTACCTGCGCCAGTACATTACGCTGGCCAATAATGAGTTCCGTAGCCCCATGGACTACAATGAGTCGCACACGCTGGCGGCGGAGCTTGATCGCATCTCTGCGCTGCCCGTGGGCGACGAACGCAAGGTGTCGCTCGATAACATTAGTGCTGTGATCAAGACCCTTGAGTCGACGCGAACGGAAGCTCTACCAAGAATGAAAGCGATCAAGAAGACGTTGTCCGAGCTTGAGAAGACGGCGTCGCCCAAGAGCAGAGCGTCTTTTGAACTGATGCAGCGTGCGATTTGCGACAGCATCAAAGTCTATAACAGAGCCGTGCCAAATGACCCCGCTCTGGATAACGCCATTGAGCGAATCAAGGTGCTCGAGGGGCCTGCAAACAAGTAGACGGGACTGGTAAGCGAGGGAGAAGTGCATAGGTCATTGGGGTGTGGGCGTGAAGGCTTATTGTGTTGGCTTTGGTCTGCTGCGGAAGGACCGTTATCCTTGAGCTTTCCGAGGACGGCTCACCTGGGCAAGTGTGTTTATCTCGAGAAAGGCACCGCCGCAGCATTTCATTTTGTCCCGCGTTTGCCGTGTGTACGCTGAGATGATCCAATACGAACGCCTGCAAGTCACTTGTGCGGGCGCGCGGTACTCTCACGCACAACCAGCTCCGGCTTGAGAACGAGACTGGCAGGAGTTGAGTCAAGCACGCCCTTCTTGCGTCGGGCAAGCGATTCCAGCAACAGTTCCGCACCCGCCGTCCCAATCTCGGTCATCGGATGGCGAATGGTGGTGAGGGCGGGGTTGTAGGCTCGCGAGAGAAATATGTCGTCAAACCCTACCACCGAGATATCTTCCGGGACACGATAGCCCTGTCGCACAAGTTCTTGAATTACTCCGTACGCTGAGTAGTCGTCAAAGGTCAGGACGGCGGTGAAGGGAAGACCGCACGCCAGAATACGTTGAATGGCCCTAACGCCCGTGTCCGACGTCACAGGAACGTCCGTCACGTCGTCGGTCAGTCTGTTTGGGCAAGCCAAGCCAAGGCGCTCGAAGTTTTCGAGCGTACGGGCGCGGCGGATTACCGCATCTTCAATCTCGGGCGGACCAAATATGCACGCAATTTCCCGATGACCCAATGAGTAGAGGTGGTCCAATGCCAGCCGGACTCCCTCGCCATTGTCCATCGTAACCGAGGGGAAGTCGGTACCCGGCACGATCCGTCCAATGGAGACGAACATCGTGTTCTCGTTCAGAAGACTCACGAGCCGCCCCCAGTCACAGGAGATTGTATTTAGTATCGCAATCGCCCCGTCAACCTGATTGCTGCTTAACGTGAGTAGCGTACTTTCAAGCGCGGTTACACTGTTCTGAATATCTGCCAATTGATAAAAGGCATTCGTCTTATTGAGCCGCAACATAATTCCTTGAACGACTTGGGCGCAGAAAGGGTCCGAAATGTCGGTGCATATTATGACGATCTTGCTGACATCCGACTGCCGCAGCAGCCTTGCGTACGTATTTGGTACGTAGCCGAGCTCCTCAACCGCGGCCAGGATGCGTTGCTTCGTCGCATCGGCAATTCGCTCCGCCATCGGATGCTTATTGAGTACAAACGAAATCGCCGTCGGCGAATACCCCACGTGACGTGCCACGTCCGTGATTGTCACGTGCTTCCGGCGTGTTTCCCCGGACACCACCTGTCTATTCTTTTTCCTATTCATCATCATTCTCACCCGCTAGAACGCATTATTGTACTTGGTGGGCCTGACAAACAATAGACTGTGCAGTGCTTCTCGTCGTTCGGTGTATACTCCATGAACCGCAACGACCTTGCTCACACACGTCACCGTCCCTCTATGCGTTTCAATCGCAGACACGTAAACACACCTCAATCTCTGGGGCGCAAGACGGATGCTGAGTGAAGGTTCAATCCATTTGGCGAGCGTTAATGTTCCGACAGCGGGAATCTGAACCCATGGCGATGCACAGGACCAAGGGGCCAACCGCAGATGGTCGTCGCGTTCCCCTAATGGCGTCGGCGCCTCTCCGGCGTATTGCGACCCCTCGCTGACCTGCGCACTCTCGGGTGCGCTGCTCGCGTTCTGCGTGGTACGCGCCCGTGGATATGGAAAGCCCGACTGATATGGTGCCGAGGCGGTGCTCGGACGACGCGAAGATGTGACTCGCGATACAAGATGTCGTCAAGGCGGCCCTTGAAGCCGCGAGGGACCTCACGGTGGTATATGTCCGAATGCCACGTGGCGGGAGACAGCACTCCTATCGATCGCAAATTTTCGTGCCGCGTACTGCCCTGAGCTACACGCATTTCGCATGATCCAGGATCTGGGGTTCACGTGAACATCGTTTTCGTTTGCCGGGTCTCTCAGACTTTTCGGTCACTTAGCCTTGTCGCATACGTGACGACCGCAAACCTTGTTCTCCGACAGCAGCTCCCCGTCCTGAAACGACGTCAGAAACGAATCCGACTCAGGCGATGGGGGCGGCTGTTCTGGGTTGTGCTCTCTATGCTTTGGTCGTCCTGGAAAGATCACTCCTAATCGTCCAGCCCCTCAGTGTAGTTCGCTGGCATCGGAAGAAGTTCGAGTTGTTCTGGCGACGCATGTGCCGGGGCTGTATGCCGGGAAGGCGCTCCATACACCCAGCCACGATGGCGCTCGTCGTCAAATTGTGTAATGCCAATCCGGTATGGGGCGCGCCGAGAATTCACGGAGAATTACGCAAACTCGGCCTGGAGATTTCCGAACGAAGTGTGTCATAGATAATTCGTCGAGATTGTCCCCAATAGCCGTCACAAACCTGGAAGACGTTCATAAAGAACCACATGTGCGAGACGGTTGCGGCGGATTTTCTGGTTGTGCCCACCACGCGATTCCGGGTGCTATTCACATTCATTGTTATGAGCCACATATCCAGGAGGGTCATCCATTTCAACGTCACCGACCATCCAACGGCTGCTTGGACGGCCCAGCAGGTTCGGGAAGCGCTCACCTGTGAGTCCGCTCCGCGGTTTCTAATCTGGGGCAAGGGACTGCCTTTCAGTAGTGTGTTTAGTGTCGTCGTTGAGGCCATGGGAATCGAGGAGGCCATCACGGCCCGAAGATGTCCGTGGCAAAATGGTTACCTTGAGCATCTCAATGGCAGTATCCGGCGCGAATGCCTCGACCACGTCCAGGGACTCTAGCTGAGACTCTAGCTTTGCTTTTGGGCTACCTTTTGCCTTATGAACGGTCCCCGGAGCGGGGCAAAAATGAACCAATACTTCTCCTTTACAGCAATCGAATTCCGGCGCCGGCTG
Encoded here:
- a CDS encoding DegT/DnrJ/EryC1/StrS family aminotransferase, which encodes MRKLALYGGEPVRQIPYPRWPEVSREDEESVLEVVRSGNWWMYSYGTDEFAGTVQGTSRVMMGERRFAEMHNAKFAYATASGSACLEIACRALGLKPGDEVITTPYTFIATTTCILNAGAIPVYVDIDPETYNLDADRIESAITSRTRAIIPVHFGGCICDIDSINTIARKHGLHVIEDAAHAHGASLRGGRFAGTLGDIGIFSLQQSKLLTCGEGGMITTNDPELADASWSLRHYGRTRTGKWYEHFRLGWHYRMTEMQGALLLSQLEKLPAQNEVRRRNAKVLRKGLAEVPGILPVRQHPEAEQDVYYVLCLRYLPEKWEGLSKSLVLAALAAEGVPVFGGYSFPLYENPLFQSMDFNSPESIYQFGRNAPVADFLQYREKCPVTERACHTESMWITHDMLSGTNEDTLDIVRAYEKVWENRSELLKNTFV
- a CDS encoding Gfo/Idh/MocA family oxidoreductase, with product MLRIGVVGAGFMGRAHCQAYQQIPEVEEIHLLTLRHTVPQAKSLAAEYSKIVAIETSLDALFEAGIHALDICTPTPSHASLLRAAIAQQTPVLCEKPIDLDFRRARALVAEADSAGVPLMVAQVIRFWPEYIYLRDTIRSGRLGALMHLAMERYSPMPGWSDGDWFRNLEASGGALFDLHVHDIDFARDVLGLPRAISCCGRTRDHKAYTDVFTTLVFDAPYTVTAFASYEMPRSVPFRMKYRALFESGMLEYDIQQKPTLVEYDENVRSAIDLSSEVNGYRAECSYFARCVARREAPDEASGSSAAETIRLLHLVHDSAARQGSWIGVEPYATSLCDRESAAKSDRSQQ
- a CDS encoding glucosamine-6-phosphate isomerase; protein product: MNEKPIRPVAHNRISKIAPGWWDYTTLNEELLNDAAKLSAEDLAGMSREGFRIVFYDTLEEFYLAEAMEYVNAWRQSSADNPVGICGPIGPTEQLPLVAMLVNELGLSLKHAHFWGMDEWVLGGREVPITHPLSFARADMELCFNRIRPELAMPKEHIHFPKANPAEYIKSWEHARCAVMQGGQGETKHWAFNDPLRREGAYAERVPTPEEFLALNTRVVELHPLTLIQNARTSGNGHLALVPDRAVTVGPVQTWQAEKVSIWHAGTHDTPFGMRLTTLMVAERMASAAVPMSLLALHPNVQFNFYRPALASCTVELH
- a CDS encoding LacI family transcriptional regulator, which translates into the protein MTITDVARHVGYSPTAISFVLNKHPMAERIADATKQRILAAVEELGYVPNTYARLLRQSDVSKIVIICTDISDPFCAQVVQGIMLRLNKTNAFYQLADIQNSVTALESTLLTLSSNQVDGAIAILNTISCDWGRLVSLLNENTMFVSIGRIVPGTDFPSVTMDNGEGVRLALDHLYSLGHREIACIFGPPEIEDAVIRRARTLENFERLGLACPNRLTDDVTDVPVTSDTGVRAIQRILACGLPFTAVLTFDDYSAYGVIQELVRQGYRVPEDISVVGFDDIFLSRAYNPALTTIRHPMTEIGTAGAELLLESLARRKKGVLDSTPASLVLKPELVVRESTARPHK
- a CDS encoding transposase → MCETVAADFLVVPTTRFRVLFTFIVMSHISRRVIHFNVTDHPTAAWTAQQVREALTCESAPRFLIWGKGLPFSSVFSVVVEAMGIEEAITARRCPWQNGYLEHLNGSIRRECLDHVQGL